In Bacillus methanolicus, the following proteins share a genomic window:
- a CDS encoding KamA family radical SAM protein, producing MAQPKYITNIEKITQIPKEEREKLKEITNKYVFRVNEYYLNLINWDDPNDPIRKLVIPNEGELNEYGSWDASDEGANYVVPGCQHKYKTTALLVVSEVCGAYCRFCFRKRLFRSDVKEAMADVTPGIEYIAQTPEINNVLLTGGDSLILATKKIRQIVERLRAIDHVKIIRFGSKLPVFNPMRIYEDQELLDVFREYSTPEKRIYVMAHVNHPREITEEARKAFKALHDAGVIVVNQTPILKGINDDPEVLGELLNKLSWAGVTPYYFFVNRPVAGNSDFVLPLEKVYQIVEQAKARTSGLGKRVRLVMSHSSGKIEILAIENGKAYLKYHQSRDADQYGKFMVLDCPKDAAWFDDLPGNEQYWQKPEKKLVTV from the coding sequence ATGGCACAACCGAAGTATATTACAAATATTGAAAAAATCACTCAAATTCCTAAAGAAGAACGAGAAAAATTAAAAGAAATCACTAACAAGTATGTATTTAGAGTGAATGAGTATTATCTTAATTTGATTAACTGGGATGATCCGAACGATCCTATACGGAAATTGGTCATACCAAATGAAGGAGAATTAAATGAATATGGCAGCTGGGATGCTTCCGATGAGGGAGCCAACTATGTGGTGCCGGGGTGCCAGCACAAGTATAAAACGACTGCATTGCTAGTTGTTTCAGAGGTTTGTGGAGCATATTGTAGATTTTGCTTCCGAAAGCGTTTGTTTCGCAGTGATGTAAAAGAAGCTATGGCAGATGTAACACCAGGAATAGAATATATTGCACAAACACCTGAAATAAATAACGTTTTGTTGACTGGCGGAGACTCTCTTATTTTGGCAACTAAGAAAATTAGACAGATTGTAGAAAGATTGCGGGCTATTGACCATGTTAAAATTATTCGTTTCGGTTCAAAATTGCCTGTTTTTAATCCTATGAGAATCTATGAAGATCAGGAACTGCTTGATGTGTTTCGTGAATATTCCACACCGGAAAAACGCATTTATGTAATGGCCCATGTTAACCATCCGCGTGAAATTACAGAAGAAGCACGCAAAGCCTTTAAAGCTCTTCACGATGCCGGAGTTATCGTTGTGAATCAAACTCCTATCTTAAAAGGAATAAATGATGATCCAGAAGTGTTAGGTGAATTGTTAAATAAACTTTCATGGGCAGGAGTAACACCTTATTACTTCTTTGTCAATAGACCGGTAGCAGGCAACAGTGATTTTGTATTACCGCTGGAAAAAGTATATCAAATAGTTGAACAAGCAAAAGCAAGAACATCAGGATTAGGGAAACGTGTTCGCCTTGTTATGAGCCATTCCTCAGGAAAAATTGAAATATTGGCAATCGAAAATGGCAAAGCATATCTTAAATATCATCAGTCAAGAGATGCTGATCAATATGGAAAATTTATGGTTTTGGATTGTCCAAAAGATGCCGCTTGGTTTGATGACTTGCCTGGAAATGAACAATATTGGCAAAAACCAGAGAAAAAATTAGTTACAGTTTAG